One part of the Chryseobacterium mulctrae genome encodes these proteins:
- the fabF gene encoding beta-ketoacyl-ACP synthase II, whose product MKRVVITGLGAVTPLGNNVEEFWQNSINGVSGANKITHFDTEKFKVHFACEVKNFDPKVYLNHNEIKRSDLFSQYAMYSSAEAIKDSGLEFETMDPFDTGVIWGTGQGGMWTFESEVMNFAANDQNPRFNPFFVPKFIANMASGMISMKFGLQGINYTTISACATGNTALMDAFNYIRLGKAKVIISGGSEAAITPASIGGFSVMKAMSTRNDDFATASRPYDEERDGFVMGEGAGALVLEEYEHAKARGAKIYAELVGAAMTADAYHMTAPHPDGVGAIKAMQLALHEAGANIGDIDYLNPHATSTPLGDLVELKGISKLFKGSKNLDLSATKSMTGHLLGAAGAAEAILSIKAIEKGIIPPTINLHKIDENIPKDVNIVFGEAKEKNIQFALSNAFGFGGHNATLVFKKFS is encoded by the coding sequence GAGTGAGTGGAGCAAACAAAATCACTCATTTCGATACCGAAAAATTTAAAGTACACTTTGCATGTGAAGTAAAAAACTTTGATCCAAAAGTATATTTAAATCACAATGAAATAAAAAGAAGTGATTTGTTTTCACAATACGCAATGTATTCATCTGCAGAAGCGATTAAAGATTCAGGATTAGAATTTGAAACAATGGATCCGTTTGATACAGGCGTAATCTGGGGAACCGGACAAGGCGGAATGTGGACTTTTGAAAGCGAAGTGATGAATTTTGCAGCCAATGATCAGAATCCGAGATTCAACCCTTTCTTTGTTCCAAAATTTATTGCCAATATGGCTTCGGGAATGATTTCTATGAAGTTTGGTCTTCAGGGAATCAATTACACAACGATTTCAGCTTGTGCAACAGGAAATACAGCTTTAATGGATGCTTTCAACTATATCCGTTTAGGAAAAGCCAAAGTAATCATTAGTGGAGGTTCTGAAGCGGCGATTACTCCCGCTTCAATTGGTGGATTTTCTGTAATGAAAGCCATGTCTACAAGAAATGATGATTTTGCTACAGCAAGCCGACCTTATGATGAAGAACGAGATGGTTTTGTAATGGGAGAAGGAGCCGGAGCTTTGGTTTTGGAAGAATATGAACACGCAAAAGCAAGAGGAGCAAAAATCTACGCAGAATTAGTAGGAGCCGCAATGACTGCAGATGCCTATCACATGACCGCACCTCATCCTGATGGAGTTGGCGCAATAAAAGCAATGCAATTGGCATTACATGAAGCAGGAGCAAACATTGGAGATATTGATTATCTGAATCCACATGCAACCTCTACTCCACTTGGAGATTTGGTTGAGCTAAAAGGAATCAGCAAATTATTTAAGGGAAGTAAAAATCTAGATTTAAGTGCCACAAAATCAATGACTGGTCATTTGTTGGGAGCGGCAGGAGCAGCAGAAGCTATTCTTTCGATTAAAGCTATTGAAAAAGGAATTATTCCGCCAACAATTAACCTTCATAAGATTGATGAAAATATTCCAAAAGATGTAAATATTGTTTTTGGTGAAGCAAAAGAAAAAAATATTCAATTTGCATTAAGTAACGCCTTTGGTTTTGGAGGACATAATGCGACTTTAGTGTTTAAGAAGTTTTCTTAA
- the msrB gene encoding peptide-methionine (R)-S-oxide reductase MsrB — MQNEAKNNPYYSRTDTAKLNVSNDEWFKILSPDLYAIAREAATERPFTGTYNEFDELGEYYCAVCGNHLFRSNQKFMSSCGWPSFFEADKNGVGYNRDSSHGMERIEVVCKRCDSHLGHVFNDGPAPTGTRYCMNSISLEFVPDSEN; from the coding sequence ATGCAAAACGAAGCAAAAAACAATCCATATTATTCAAGAACAGATACTGCAAAACTGAATGTCTCTAATGACGAATGGTTTAAAATTCTTTCTCCAGATTTATACGCTATTGCAAGAGAAGCGGCAACAGAAAGACCATTTACCGGAACGTACAATGAGTTTGATGAACTGGGAGAATATTATTGTGCGGTTTGTGGAAATCACCTTTTCCGTTCTAACCAGAAATTTATGAGCAGCTGCGGTTGGCCAAGTTTTTTTGAAGCCGATAAAAATGGAGTAGGATACAATCGCGATTCTTCTCATGGTATGGAAAGAATTGAAGTGGTTTGCAAAAGATGTGATTCTCATTTAGGTCATGTATTTAATGACGGACCGGCTCCAACAGGGACAAGATACTGCATGAATTCTATAAGTTTAGAGTTTGTTCCAGATTCTGAGAATTAA
- a CDS encoding serine hydrolase domain-containing protein, giving the protein MIILFYITLFLVTVVVLFYIFGYAYLFSGISKTYLRGKSSANIDDGKLFTSNIIHTTKPVLWDEHTDYNKKDLPKNIVDDLIQSNTASFLVIKDGKLLHEQYWNGYNELSKTNSFSMAKAVTVMLFGKALEEGKIQNIDNNFSEFYDEFKSKPFGRDLTLKHLAQMESGLNWDENYKNPFLPNARAYYGKSLIKATFSRPFKEKPGERFEYQSGSTQLLGFAVKKAVNQTLASYLSEKFWIPLGMEQNADWSVDESGMEKTYCCIHSNARDFAKLGQLFLDDGKVGNEQVLNLDFIEQMRTPTKKSDEIYGMGLWINHDNPIKHYYFLGLQGQYIIMIPEHKMVIVRTGSYNNLPKTDRGRPDQVKFLVNETVKLFV; this is encoded by the coding sequence ATGATTATTCTTTTTTATATTACTCTTTTTCTGGTAACCGTGGTAGTTTTATTCTACATTTTCGGATATGCTTATCTCTTTAGCGGAATTTCGAAAACCTATCTTCGTGGAAAATCGAGCGCAAATATTGATGACGGAAAACTTTTTACAAGTAACATCATTCACACAACAAAACCTGTTCTTTGGGATGAACATACTGATTACAACAAAAAAGATTTACCTAAAAATATCGTCGATGATTTAATTCAGTCAAACACGGCTTCATTTCTGGTCATAAAAGATGGAAAATTATTGCATGAACAATACTGGAACGGCTATAACGAACTTTCGAAAACCAATTCGTTTTCTATGGCAAAAGCGGTTACCGTTATGCTTTTCGGGAAAGCTTTAGAAGAAGGAAAAATTCAGAATATTGACAATAACTTTTCTGAGTTTTATGATGAATTTAAAAGCAAACCTTTCGGTAGAGATTTAACTTTAAAGCATCTTGCTCAAATGGAATCTGGTTTAAACTGGGATGAAAATTATAAAAATCCTTTTCTTCCAAACGCTCGAGCGTATTACGGAAAAAGCTTGATAAAGGCTACATTCTCGAGACCATTTAAAGAAAAACCTGGTGAAAGATTTGAGTATCAAAGCGGTTCTACTCAACTTTTAGGGTTTGCAGTGAAAAAAGCAGTCAATCAGACTTTAGCAAGTTATTTATCTGAAAAATTCTGGATTCCGTTGGGAATGGAACAAAACGCAGATTGGAGCGTTGACGAAAGCGGAATGGAAAAAACATATTGCTGTATTCACTCCAACGCAAGGGATTTTGCAAAATTGGGGCAGCTATTTTTAGATGACGGAAAAGTAGGAAATGAACAGGTTTTAAATTTAGATTTTATTGAACAAATGAGAACTCCTACCAAAAAATCTGATGAAATCTATGGAATGGGACTCTGGATTAACCATGACAATCCTATCAAACATTATTATTTCCTCGGTCTTCAAGGTCAATATATTATTATGATTCCTGAACATAAAATGGTGATTGTAAGAACCGGAAGCTACAATAATTTACCAAAAACAGACAGAGGAAGACCGGATCAGGTGAAATTTTTGGTGAATGAAACTGTGAAATTGTTTGTATAA
- a CDS encoding murein L,D-transpeptidase catalytic domain family protein, translating into MKGFYSLLGIVYMVTTSFYVSPKNENVKNENTNTKKIETAVEIKSKKSTNEMSSSEELYNSILFESDHKLNFDVFSKAILGFNNLKKAGKLDENAHLLTVCDFSMSSNTKRLWVIDMNEKKVLFNSLVAHGKNTGEEFATNFSNTESSLQSSMGFYITESTYNGDNGYSLKLLGMDKGYNDAAYRRAVVMHGADYVSEEFAAAHKRIGRSWGCPAIPRALTEPIINTIKGKNCLFIYYPDQNYLSSSEWLKEA; encoded by the coding sequence ATGAAAGGATTTTATAGCTTATTAGGCATTGTGTACATGGTAACGACTTCTTTTTATGTTTCTCCAAAAAATGAGAATGTAAAGAATGAAAATACCAACACAAAAAAAATAGAAACTGCAGTTGAAATTAAATCTAAAAAAAGCACAAATGAAATGAGTTCTTCTGAAGAACTTTACAATTCTATCTTATTCGAATCTGATCATAAACTCAATTTTGATGTTTTTTCTAAAGCTATTTTAGGATTTAATAATCTTAAAAAGGCTGGGAAACTGGATGAAAATGCACACTTATTAACAGTTTGTGATTTTTCAATGTCATCAAATACCAAAAGACTTTGGGTGATTGATATGAACGAGAAAAAAGTTCTTTTCAATTCTTTGGTTGCTCACGGGAAAAATACAGGGGAAGAATTTGCCACCAATTTTTCTAACACAGAAAGCTCTCTTCAAAGCAGTATGGGTTTCTACATAACAGAATCTACCTACAATGGAGATAATGGATATTCTTTAAAACTTTTAGGAATGGATAAAGGATATAATGATGCAGCTTACAGAAGAGCTGTTGTAATGCATGGAGCAGATTATGTAAGTGAAGAGTTTGCTGCAGCACACAAAAGAATCGGAAGAAGTTGGGGTTGTCCTGCAATTCCGAGAGCATTAACGGAGCCGATAATTAATACAATAAAAGGTAAAAATTGTCTTTTTATTTATTATCCTGATCAGAATTATCTTTCTTCATCAGAATGGTTGAAAGAAGCATAA
- a CDS encoding glycine--tRNA ligase has product MAKQEDVFKKVISHAKEYGFIFPSSEIYDGLSAVYDYGQNGAELKNNIKQYWWKAMVQLNENIVGIDSAILMHPTTWKASGHVDAFNDPLIDNKDSKKRFRADVLVEDYCLKIEDKENKEIEKAAKRFGESFDKAQFEATNPKILEYRAKREQILSRLAKSLENEDLADVKALIEELEIADPDTGSKNWTEVRQFNLMFGTKLGASADSAMDLYLRPETAQGIFVNFLNVQKTSRHRLPFGIAQIGKAFRNEIVARQFIFRMREFEQMEMQFFVAPGTELEFYEQWKQKRLNWHLALGLGNDNYRFHDHEKLAHYANAAADIEFNFPFGFKELEGIHSRTDFDLKAHEEHSGRKLQFFDPERNENYVPYVVETSVGLDRLFLSIFSHCLRDEVLEDGSERTVLSLPPALAPIKAAILPLMKKDGLAEYAEKIFDDLKYDFNLFYEEKDAIGKRYRRQDAIGTPYCITIDHDSLTDHTVTIRDRDTMQQERVPVSELRRIIDEKTNFRNLLSKI; this is encoded by the coding sequence ATGGCAAAGCAAGAAGATGTTTTCAAGAAAGTGATTTCTCACGCTAAAGAATATGGTTTTATTTTCCCTTCGAGTGAGATCTATGACGGTTTATCCGCTGTTTATGATTATGGACAGAATGGCGCAGAACTGAAAAATAATATCAAACAATATTGGTGGAAAGCGATGGTACAGCTTAACGAAAATATTGTAGGTATTGATTCGGCAATTCTGATGCACCCGACTACTTGGAAAGCTTCGGGCCACGTTGACGCATTCAACGATCCTTTGATTGACAATAAAGATTCTAAAAAACGTTTCAGAGCAGATGTTTTGGTGGAAGATTACTGTTTGAAAATTGAAGATAAAGAGAATAAAGAAATTGAAAAAGCTGCCAAAAGATTCGGTGAGTCTTTCGATAAAGCACAGTTTGAAGCGACCAATCCTAAAATTTTAGAATACAGAGCAAAAAGAGAACAAATCCTTTCAAGATTGGCTAAATCTTTGGAAAATGAAGATCTTGCTGATGTAAAAGCTTTAATTGAAGAATTGGAAATTGCTGATCCTGATACGGGTTCTAAAAACTGGACGGAAGTAAGACAATTTAACTTGATGTTCGGAACTAAATTAGGAGCTTCTGCAGATTCTGCAATGGATCTTTATTTGAGACCGGAAACCGCTCAGGGTATTTTCGTCAACTTCTTAAACGTACAGAAAACTTCACGTCACAGACTTCCTTTCGGTATCGCTCAAATCGGAAAAGCATTTAGAAATGAGATCGTTGCAAGACAGTTTATTTTCAGAATGCGTGAATTTGAACAGATGGAAATGCAGTTTTTCGTTGCTCCGGGAACAGAACTTGAATTCTACGAACAATGGAAACAAAAACGTCTTAATTGGCACTTGGCTTTAGGATTAGGAAATGACAATTACAGATTCCACGATCATGAGAAACTGGCGCATTATGCAAACGCTGCGGCTGATATTGAATTTAATTTCCCATTCGGATTTAAAGAACTTGAAGGTATTCACTCAAGAACAGATTTCGACTTAAAAGCTCACGAAGAGCATTCAGGAAGAAAACTACAGTTCTTCGATCCTGAAAGAAACGAAAACTATGTTCCTTATGTTGTTGAAACTTCTGTAGGTTTAGACAGATTATTCCTTTCAATTTTCTCTCATTGTTTAAGAGACGAAGTATTGGAAGACGGTTCAGAAAGAACAGTTTTATCTTTACCTCCAGCTTTAGCGCCAATTAAAGCAGCAATTCTTCCATTAATGAAGAAAGACGGTTTAGCTGAATATGCAGAAAAAATATTCGATGATTTGAAATATGATTTCAATTTATTCTACGAAGAAAAAGACGCGATCGGAAAACGTTACAGAAGACAGGATGCAATTGGTACACCTTACTGTATCACCATCGATCATGATTCTCTAACAGATCACACTGTAACGATAAGAGACAGAGACACGATGCAGCAGGAAAGAGTTCCGGTTTCTGAATTGAGACGAATTATCGACGAGAAAACGAACTTCAGAAATTTACTTTCTAAGATATAA
- a CDS encoding YdeI/OmpD-associated family protein: MIKYNPLVDEYIEKSPDFSKPILNHIREVVHECYPDMEEAIKWKFPTFMYKGKILCSMVSFKQYCSMGFWLHGEMQTIKNLETDVEKTNMFSLGKITKLEDLPSKPQLKKIILEAMELTDMGVKLKKAAPTKTETAVPHEFQNVLNQNKTALDIFQKAAPSFRKEYINWITEAKTETTRNKRMEQAIEWISEGKGRNWKYEKKK, encoded by the coding sequence ATGATAAAATACAATCCTTTGGTGGATGAATATATTGAGAAATCTCCGGATTTTTCAAAGCCTATTTTAAACCATATCCGGGAAGTTGTACATGAATGTTATCCCGACATGGAAGAAGCGATCAAATGGAAGTTTCCGACTTTTATGTATAAAGGAAAAATTCTTTGTTCAATGGTTTCATTTAAGCAATATTGCAGCATGGGATTTTGGTTGCATGGTGAAATGCAGACGATAAAAAATCTTGAAACGGACGTTGAGAAAACCAATATGTTTAGCCTTGGAAAGATCACCAAACTCGAAGATCTTCCTTCAAAACCTCAGCTTAAAAAAATTATTCTTGAGGCAATGGAACTTACCGATATGGGAGTTAAATTGAAAAAAGCAGCGCCCACAAAAACAGAAACTGCAGTTCCTCATGAGTTTCAGAATGTTTTAAATCAAAATAAAACAGCTTTGGATATTTTTCAAAAAGCAGCGCCTTCTTTCAGAAAAGAATACATCAACTGGATCACGGAAGCCAAAACAGAAACCACCCGAAATAAAAGGATGGAACAAGCCATAGAATGGATCTCAGAAGGAAAAGGCAGAAACTGGAAATATGAGAAAAAGAAATAA
- a CDS encoding M15 family metallopeptidase, translating to MDKITLQRIEKLHPFVREEVKQIIKECDEALTGKAKIRITQGLRSFEEQEKLYAIGRITNGKKVTNAKAGQSIHNYGLAVDICLIIDRKTASWDTAKDWDNDQVADWYECVKIFAKHGWDWGGNWKTFKDLPHFEKKNFLTKKGLVKTSWRALAKLKRDDNGYVVF from the coding sequence ATGGACAAAATAACCTTACAGAGAATAGAAAAATTACATCCTTTTGTGAGGGAGGAAGTAAAACAAATCATCAAAGAATGTGATGAAGCATTAACCGGAAAAGCCAAAATAAGAATTACTCAGGGACTTCGAAGTTTTGAGGAGCAGGAAAAACTCTATGCTATCGGAAGAATTACAAACGGAAAAAAAGTAACGAACGCCAAAGCCGGGCAGAGCATTCACAATTACGGATTAGCCGTTGATATCTGTTTAATTATTGACAGAAAAACAGCAAGTTGGGACACCGCAAAAGACTGGGACAATGACCAAGTTGCCGACTGGTACGAATGCGTAAAAATTTTCGCAAAACACGGTTGGGATTGGGGCGGAAACTGGAAAACTTTTAAAGACCTTCCCCACTTTGAAAAGAAGAATTTCCTGACTAAAAAAGGTTTGGTAAAAACGAGTTGGAGAGCGCTTGCAAAGCTGAAAAGGGATGATAATGGATATGTGGTTTTTTAA
- a CDS encoding Y-family DNA polymerase produces MYALVDCNNFFVSCERTLDPSLENKPVVVLSNNDGCVVSRSKEAKDLGIPMAAPAFKYKELFKEHDVKSFSAKFELYNFKSQRVIEISASYVDKADYEVYSIDELFLDLTSFKYIDTHDYCVKIKKEIQDKENIPVSIGIAPTKTLCKVANRIVKDFPEKFNEGVYILDTPEKIEKALKWLNIGDVWGIGRKLRAKMNDNGVYKAWDLLQKPEMWVRKIMGIHGVRMINELKGIRQLELDTPSPKKSIAVTRSFMEMLTKKEDVRERVETFGMYCSERLRKQNTCCKMVTVFVQTNRFRKDLPEYRNAKTQILPNPTNSSILIGRVVNDLFESIFEEGFHYKKAGVIVNDFVPEDQRLINLFEEDSQNQHLPVMKAMDAMNKKYGKDKVRLGSMSGQNTFGRAQMSPEYEAFLKNNTLPEANFRFH; encoded by the coding sequence ATGTACGCTTTAGTCGATTGCAATAATTTTTTTGTTTCCTGTGAAAGAACTTTAGATCCTTCGCTTGAAAACAAACCTGTTGTGGTGCTTTCCAACAACGATGGATGCGTTGTGTCTCGAAGTAAAGAAGCGAAAGATTTGGGGATTCCGATGGCGGCTCCTGCGTTTAAGTACAAAGAACTTTTTAAGGAACATGATGTAAAGAGTTTTTCTGCTAAATTTGAATTGTATAATTTTAAAAGTCAGAGAGTTATTGAGATTTCAGCCTCTTATGTTGATAAAGCTGATTATGAAGTATATTCGATTGATGAATTATTTTTAGACCTCACAAGTTTTAAATACATCGACACTCATGATTATTGTGTTAAAATTAAAAAAGAAATTCAGGATAAAGAAAATATTCCTGTAAGCATCGGTATTGCGCCTACAAAAACCTTGTGTAAAGTGGCCAACAGAATTGTAAAAGACTTTCCTGAAAAATTTAATGAAGGAGTTTATATTTTAGATACTCCCGAAAAAATTGAAAAAGCTTTAAAATGGCTCAACATCGGTGATGTTTGGGGAATAGGTAGAAAGCTTAGAGCAAAAATGAATGACAACGGAGTTTATAAAGCATGGGATTTGCTCCAAAAACCGGAAATGTGGGTTCGCAAAATCATGGGAATTCATGGCGTAAGAATGATTAATGAACTGAAAGGAATCCGTCAATTGGAATTAGATACTCCGTCTCCTAAAAAATCGATTGCAGTGACGAGAAGTTTTATGGAAATGCTTACCAAAAAAGAGGACGTACGCGAACGTGTAGAAACCTTTGGAATGTATTGTTCAGAAAGACTGAGAAAGCAAAACACCTGCTGCAAAATGGTCACAGTTTTTGTACAAACCAATCGTTTCAGAAAAGATTTACCAGAATATAGAAATGCTAAAACTCAGATTCTGCCAAACCCTACCAATTCATCGATTCTTATTGGCAGAGTCGTGAATGATTTGTTTGAATCTATTTTTGAAGAAGGTTTTCATTATAAAAAAGCAGGCGTTATCGTCAACGATTTTGTCCCGGAAGATCAACGGTTGATTAATCTATTTGAAGAAGACAGCCAGAATCAGCATTTGCCTGTAATGAAAGCAATGGATGCAATGAATAAAAAATACGGTAAAGATAAAGTGCGTCTCGGAAGTATGAGTGGGCAAAATACTTTCGGCCGAGCTCAAATGTCACCTGAATACGAAGCTTTTCTTAAAAACAATACGCTTCCCGAAGCGAATTTCAGATTTCACTAA
- a CDS encoding quinone-dependent dihydroorotate dehydrogenase: MYKSLIRPILFKFDPEEVHHFTFSMLKNFGFLTKLFLPKPIVDKRLEREVFGLKFKNPVGLAAGFDKNAVLFNELGDLGFGFVEIGTVTPKAQTGNPKKRLFRLIEDGGIINRMGFNNDGLEAAIQKLKGNKGKIIIGGNIGKNTNTTPENYTQDYLDCFEGLHPYVDYFVLNVSCPNVGSHAKLEDVEYLRELITAVKGINQTKVNPKPILLKIAPDLNNQQLDEIIELIAETKIDGIVVSNTSVNREGLKTSPEVLAEIGNGGLSGKPIRERSTKMIKYLSDKSNRAFPIIGVGGIHSAKDAIEKLDAGASLVQLYTGFIYEGPQLINDINQELLTRASRISR; the protein is encoded by the coding sequence ATGTACAAATCGCTCATTCGTCCGATTCTTTTCAAATTTGATCCCGAAGAAGTGCATCACTTTACTTTTTCGATGCTTAAAAATTTTGGATTTCTAACCAAATTATTCTTACCAAAACCTATTGTTGACAAGCGTCTGGAAAGAGAAGTTTTCGGATTAAAATTCAAAAATCCAGTTGGTTTAGCTGCAGGTTTTGATAAAAATGCTGTTTTGTTCAACGAATTGGGAGATTTAGGTTTCGGATTTGTAGAAATTGGAACGGTAACTCCAAAAGCCCAGACTGGAAATCCTAAGAAAAGATTGTTCCGTTTGATTGAAGATGGTGGAATTATCAACAGAATGGGTTTCAACAATGACGGTCTGGAAGCTGCTATTCAAAAATTGAAAGGCAATAAAGGAAAAATCATCATCGGCGGAAACATCGGAAAAAATACCAACACAACGCCTGAAAATTACACTCAGGATTACTTAGATTGTTTCGAAGGTCTTCATCCTTATGTAGATTATTTTGTACTGAATGTGAGTTGCCCGAACGTGGGAAGCCACGCAAAACTGGAAGATGTAGAATATCTGAGAGAATTGATTACTGCTGTTAAGGGAATCAATCAAACTAAAGTAAATCCTAAACCGATTCTTTTAAAAATCGCTCCGGATTTAAATAATCAACAATTAGATGAAATTATCGAACTGATTGCAGAAACAAAAATTGATGGAATTGTGGTTTCAAACACATCAGTCAACAGAGAAGGTCTGAAAACTTCGCCTGAAGTTTTAGCCGAAATCGGAAACGGAGGACTTAGTGGAAAGCCAATTCGTGAGAGAAGCACAAAAATGATCAAATATCTTTCAGATAAAAGCAATCGTGCATTCCCAATTATCGGAGTTGGCGGAATTCACTCTGCGAAAGATGCGATTGAAAAATTAGATGCAGGAGCAAGTTTGGTGCAGTTATATACAGGATTTATCTATGAAGGTCCGCAATTGATCAACGATATTAATCAGGAACTTTTGACCAGAGCGAGTCGAATTTCGAGATAA
- a CDS encoding DUF445 domain-containing protein has translation MNDEAKRKQLRKYKAFATGLFVLMAIIFIVTTILQKTHDSHWIGYVRAFSEAAMVGALADWFAVTALFRHPLGLPIPHTNLIENSKEKLGDNLGSFVVSNFLSPKTIRPYIQKIKISNFVGEWLTKERNQEALIKNLSDIVLDILNKLDDSEVSHFISKKVSEMTDDIQLNKILGNGIIYLLDKNDHQKIVTNLSKQIKEYLIENDGMIQERVKKGSYSFIPSFVDNKIAEKIASGLSDFFREVEEDPNHEIRGLITKKIYEFSNDLKEDPKWNDEFKTIKNDFLKNDKLEEYSNDIWLSIKKTLSTELQEEASSLKKYITKNLNEFSQNLKTDENLQNKIDHWVRVTAYKYILKNSHQAGNLISSTVGNWQGKELSEKLELEVGKDLQFIRVNGTLVGGLVGLIIYTISHFFL, from the coding sequence ATGAATGATGAAGCCAAAAGAAAACAGCTCAGAAAATATAAAGCTTTTGCCACAGGACTTTTTGTTTTGATGGCGATTATTTTCATTGTTACTACAATTTTACAAAAGACTCACGATTCTCACTGGATTGGTTATGTTCGTGCATTTTCTGAAGCAGCAATGGTTGGTGCTTTAGCAGATTGGTTTGCTGTAACGGCGCTTTTCCGCCATCCTTTGGGTCTTCCGATTCCACACACCAATCTGATTGAAAACAGTAAAGAAAAACTAGGTGATAATCTGGGGAGTTTTGTGGTTTCTAATTTCCTTTCTCCAAAAACAATTCGTCCTTATATTCAGAAAATTAAAATTTCAAATTTTGTTGGGGAATGGCTCACAAAAGAAAGAAATCAGGAAGCTTTAATTAAAAATCTTTCGGATATTGTTCTTGATATTCTCAATAAATTGGATGATTCTGAAGTAAGTCATTTTATCAGCAAAAAAGTGAGTGAAATGACCGACGATATTCAGCTTAATAAAATTTTAGGAAATGGCATTATCTATCTTTTAGATAAAAATGACCATCAGAAAATCGTCACTAATCTTTCGAAGCAGATTAAAGAATATCTTATTGAAAATGACGGAATGATTCAGGAAAGGGTAAAAAAAGGTAGTTACTCTTTTATTCCATCATTTGTTGATAATAAAATTGCTGAAAAAATTGCGAGTGGACTTTCAGATTTCTTCAGAGAAGTGGAAGAAGATCCAAATCACGAAATCAGAGGTTTAATTACAAAAAAAATCTACGAATTTTCTAATGATTTAAAAGAAGACCCAAAATGGAATGATGAATTTAAAACCATTAAAAATGACTTCCTTAAAAATGATAAGCTGGAAGAATATTCCAATGACATTTGGCTTTCCATCAAAAAAACATTGAGCACAGAACTGCAGGAAGAAGCATCTTCATTAAAAAAATACATCACAAAAAACCTGAATGAGTTTTCTCAAAATCTGAAAACTGATGAAAATCTTCAGAATAAAATCGATCATTGGGTAAGAGTAACCGCTTATAAATATATCCTTAAAAATAGCCATCAAGCCGGAAACCTCATCAGCTCAACCGTCGGAAACTGGCAAGGAAAAGAACTCAGCGAAAAACTGGAACTGGAAGTTGGAAAAGATCTGCAATTTATCCGTGTGAACGGAACTTTAGTTGGTGGATTGGTTGGTTTGATCATTTATACGATCTCACATTTCTTCCTCTAA
- a CDS encoding pseudouridine synthase has translation MLEILYRDEHLIAINKPSGLLVHKSFYSGEADTYAIQELRNQIGQKVYPVHRLDRKTSGVLLFTLDKDTLRMMSTQFEEKVVEKKYIAILRGWAKEEETIDYNLINENEVKQNAVTRYRRLQTSEIDLPFLKHQTSRYCLVEAIPETGRFHQLRKHFKHILHPILGCRKHGCNKQNKLWLQTFDINKMTLHAHQLIFNHPISNERIKVNATIDDEFKRVGDILNFDLSSYL, from the coding sequence ATGTTAGAAATTCTTTATCGAGACGAACATCTTATTGCCATCAATAAACCAAGCGGATTATTGGTTCACAAGTCTTTTTATTCGGGCGAAGCAGATACGTATGCAATTCAGGAATTGAGAAATCAAATCGGGCAAAAAGTGTATCCTGTGCATCGTTTAGACCGAAAAACTTCGGGCGTTTTGTTGTTTACTTTAGATAAAGATACGCTGAGAATGATGAGCACTCAATTTGAGGAAAAAGTGGTTGAAAAGAAATACATCGCCATTTTGCGAGGCTGGGCAAAAGAAGAAGAAACGATCGATTATAATTTGATTAATGAAAATGAAGTCAAGCAAAACGCAGTTACACGCTATCGTCGTTTACAGACTTCAGAAATAGATTTACCTTTTTTAAAACATCAAACCTCGAGATATTGTTTGGTAGAAGCAATTCCTGAAACTGGAAGATTTCATCAGTTGAGAAAGCATTTTAAGCATATTTTACATCCGATTTTGGGATGCCGTAAACACGGTTGCAACAAGCAGAATAAATTGTGGCTTCAAACATTTGATATCAACAAAATGACGCTTCACGCTCATCAATTGATTTTCAACCATCCTATTTCTAATGAAAGAATCAAGGTAAATGCCACGATAGATGATGAGTTTAAAAGAGTAGGAGATATTTTAAATTTTGATTTGAGTTCATATTTGTAA